A section of the Indicator indicator isolate 239-I01 chromosome 39, UM_Iind_1.1, whole genome shotgun sequence genome encodes:
- the LOC128978849 gene encoding signal transducer and activator of transcription 5B isoform X4: MAVWIQAQQLQGEALRQMQALYGQHFPIEVRHYLSQWIESQAWDSIDLDNPQENVKATQLLEGLIQELQKKADHQVGEDGFLLKIKLGHYATQLQSPSPAGSLVDAMSQKHLQINQTFEELRLITQDSENELKKLQQTQEYFIIQYQENMRLQAQFSQLSQLGPQERLSRETPLQQKKASLEAWLHREAQTLQQYRVDLAEKHQKTLQLLRKQQTTILDDELIQWKRRQQLAGNGGPPEGTLDVLQTWCEKLAEIIWQNRQQIRRAEHLCQQLPIPGPVEEMLSELNSTITDIISALVTSTFIIEKQPPQVLKTQTKFAATVRLLVGGKLNVHMNPPQVKATIISEQQAKALLKNESTRNESSGEILNNCCVMEYHQATGTLSAHFRNMSLKRIKRSDRRGAESVTEEKFTILFESQFSVGGNELVFQVKTLSLPVVVIVHGSQDNNATATVLWDNAFAEPGRVPFAVPDKVQWPQLCEALNMKFKAEVQSSRGLTKENLVFLAQKLFNSTSSHLEDYSSTTVSWSQFNRENLPGRNYTFWQWFDGVMEVLKKHLKPHWNDGAILGFVNKQQAHDLLINKPDGTFLLRFSDSEIGGITIAWKFDSSERMFWNLMPFTTRDFSIRSLADRLGDLSYLIYVFPDRPKDEVFSKYYTPVLSKAVDGYVKPQIKQVVPEFVSASGDSAPGGATYMDQVPSPAVCSQPHYNMYTQNPDTVLDPEGDFDLDDTMDVAQHVEELLRRPMDSQWIPHAQS; this comes from the exons ATGGCGGTGTGGATCCAGGCgcagcagctccagggtgaAGCCCTGCGGCAGATGCAGGCTCTCTATGGGCAGCACTTCCCCATCGAGGTGCGGCACTACCTGTCGCAGTGGATTGAGAGCCAGGCCTG GGACTCCATCGACCTTGACAACCCCCAGGAGAACGTGAAGGCGAcgcagctgctggaggggctgatccaggagctgcagaagaaggCAGACCACCAAGTGGGCGAGGATGGCTTCTTGCTGAAGATCAAACTGGGCCACTATGCCACGCAGCTGCAG agcccctccccagctggaTCGCTGGTGGATGCCATGTCCCAGAAGCACCTGCAGATCAATCAGACCTTCGAGGAGCTGCGGCTCATCACGCAGGACTCGGAGAACGAGCtcaagaaactgcagcagacGCAGGAGTACTTCATCATCCAGTACCAGGAGAACATGCGCCTCCAAG CCCAGttctcccagctctcccagctgggCCCCCAGGAGCGCCTGTCACGAGAGacacctctgcagcagaagaagGCATCGCTTGAGGCCTGGCTGCACCGGGAGGCCCAGACACTACAGCAGTACCGAGTG GACCTGGCTGAGAAGCACCAGAAGACGCTGCAGCTGCTGCGCAAGCAGCAAACCACCATCCTGGATGATGAACTGATCCAGTGGAAGCGtcgccagcagctggcaggcaaTGGGGGCCCCCCCGAGGGCACCCTGGATGTGCTGCAGACCTG GTGCGAGAAGCTGGCGGAGATCATCTGGCAGAACCGACAGCAGATCCGGCGGGCAGAgcacctgtgccagcagctgccaatCCCGGGCCCGGTGGAGGAGATGCTGTCGGAGCTGAACAGCACCATCACAGACATCATCTCTGCCCTGGTCACCAG TACCTTCATCATCGAGAAGCAGCCCCCCCAGGTGCTGAAGACCCAGACCAAGTTCGCAGCCACTGTGCGGCTCCTGGTGGGGGGCAAGCTGAATGTGCACATGAACCCCCCCCAGGTGAAGGCCACCATCATCAGCGAGCAGCAGGCTAAGGCCTTGCTCAAGAACGAGAGCACCCGCAA CGAGAGCAGTGGGGAGATCCTCAACAACTGCTGTGTGATGGAGTACCACCAGGCCACCGGCACGCTGAGTGCCCACTTCCGCAACATG TCCCTGAAGAGGATCAAGCGCTCGGACCGGCGTGGGGCGGAGTCGGTGACAGAGGAGAAATTCACCATCCTCTTTGAGTCACAGTTCAGTGTCGGTGGCAATGAGTTGGTCTTCCAGGTGAAG ACCctgtccctgcccgtggtggTGATTGTGCATGGGAGCCAGGACAACAATGCCACGGCCACTGTGCTCTGGGACAATGCCTTTGCCGAGCCT GGCCGTGTGCCCTTCGCGGTGCCAGACAAGGTGCAGTGGCCGCAGCTGTGCGAGGCGCTCAACATGAAGTTcaaggcagaggtgcagagcaGCCGTGGGCTGACCAAGGAGAATTTGGTGTTCCTGGCACAGAAGCTCTTCAACAGCACCAGCTCCCACCTGGAGGACTACAGCAGCACCACAGTATCCTGGTCCCAGTTCAACCGG GAAAACCTTCCCGGGAGGAACTACACCTTCTGGCAGTGGTTCGATGGTgtcatggaggtgctgaagAAGCATCTGAAGCCGCACTGGAACGATGG GGCCATCCTGGGCTTTGTCAACAAGCAGCAGGCTCACGACCTGCTCATCAACAAGCCGGATGGGACCTTCCTGCTGCGCTTCAGCGACTCCGAGATTGGTGGCATCACCATTGCTTGGAAGTTCGACTCCT ccGAGAGGATGTTCTGGAACCTGATGCCTTTCACCACCAGGGACTTCTCCATCCGCTCCCTGGCTGACCGCCTGGGAGACCTCAGTTACTTGATCTATGTGTTCCCTGACCGGCCCAAGGATGAGGTCTTCTCCAAGTACTACACACCGGTTCTCT CCAAAGCCGTGGATGGATATGTGAAGCCACAGATCAAGCAAGTGGTGCCAGA GTTTGTCAGTGCCtcaggggattctgcccctggaggGGCCACCTACATGGACCAGGTGCCCTCCCCCGCTGTCTGTTCACAGCCCCATTACAATATGTACACCCAGAA CCCTGACACGGTGCTGGACCCTGAGGGCGACTTCGACCTGGATGACACCATGGACGTGGCGCAGCatgtggaggagctgctgcggCGCCCCATGGACAGTCAGTGGATCCCCCATGCCCAGTCGTGA